One Nitrospinota bacterium genomic region harbors:
- a CDS encoding molybdopterin-dependent oxidoreductase produces the protein MSAGVATAMALSSKKVGAQLKPVVKVGNPLDSYPDRRWEEVYRDQYKYERSFTYCCSPNDTHQCRVRGFVRNGILMRIEQNYDHHKVRDLYGNQADAAWNPRMCLRGMTYPRRAYGPYRNKYPMIRVGWKQWADDGFPYLDKENREKYKFTSRGTDEFVRMTWDQTFTYLAKGHVAVAKAYSGVRGAQRLKNEGYQPEMIEAMGGSGPRTFKYRGGMGLLGVIGKYGVYRLANQVALLDSIIRGRGPGKVLGGRAWSNYTWHGDQAPGHSWTHGMQTSDIDFADHRYAKLTIQWGKNLIENKMPEAHWYTEIMERGGTLVSIAPEYNPPATKADYWVPVRAGLSDISIFLGVAKIIMDEGLVDIDYVKDYTDMPLLVRTDNLIRLHPEDFIPGYKVQPLPKDGFTTKWMKNFNRDKMPDFTVWDINTDKPVAITREDIGAKMRKKNIDPALDGVYDIKLVNGKTITVMPLYEMYKVHLKDYDIDTVNQISHAPKDLILRLARDIGTIKPVEIHYGEGINHYFHATMHNRASYVPLMLTGNVGPKGSGSHTWAGNYKAGNYQGSHWSGPGFAAMVAEDPFNTVLDASKNIDWKNVKGYLKGEEVSYWAHRDKALIVNTPRYGRKVFTGRTHMPTPTKLVWFVNVNVINNAKWFYELVFNTNNNVDMIVAQDIEFTGSCEYSDIVLAPNSWAEFESYEITSACSNPFHQIWGGTGIKPIFDTIDDNLIHRQFSRRLAEVTGDKRFADHMKVYEGEAPNRTKAMIRRLFTTSTTGMGYNIDDIINGKYGEPGACLLLFRTYPRSPFWEMYTESKPFYTPNGRIQFYNDEPEAIEFGENFIVHREGPEATPYLPNVIVSTNPYIRPDDYGIPEDEQDPDLRHVRNIKKPWSSVRTTKNFLWEKGYRFYCVTPKSRHTAHSSWATTDWNMIWNNNFGDPYRMDKRSPGVGEWQVHMNPFLCKDLGINDGDYVYCDANPADRPYMGWKPSDPRYKVARLMLRAKYNPAYPYHTTMMKHATWTGTERTVKAHEERPDGRAMSMTTPYQSNFRYGGQQSITRSWLMPMHQTDSLFHKAKSKMKFLHGYEADNHAVNAVPKETLVKFSKAEDGGLHGKGLWEPVRTGYTPESPLKDRFAEMYLAGQYIRVKI, from the coding sequence GTGAGCGCTGGTGTAGCGACAGCTATGGCGTTATCAAGCAAGAAGGTTGGAGCGCAGTTGAAGCCCGTAGTCAAGGTGGGCAATCCTCTGGATTCGTATCCGGATCGGCGCTGGGAAGAAGTTTACCGCGATCAGTATAAGTACGAGCGGTCTTTTACCTATTGCTGTTCTCCGAATGACACCCATCAGTGTCGTGTTCGTGGATTCGTTCGTAATGGCATTTTGATGCGGATCGAGCAGAACTACGATCATCACAAGGTGCGTGATTTGTATGGAAACCAGGCCGACGCGGCATGGAATCCCCGCATGTGTTTGCGTGGTATGACGTATCCCCGACGTGCTTACGGTCCTTATCGGAACAAGTATCCGATGATTCGCGTGGGCTGGAAGCAGTGGGCGGACGACGGTTTTCCGTATCTGGACAAAGAGAACCGGGAAAAATATAAGTTCACGAGCCGAGGCACGGACGAGTTCGTTCGCATGACCTGGGATCAGACCTTCACGTATCTGGCGAAGGGTCACGTAGCGGTTGCTAAGGCTTACAGTGGCGTACGTGGTGCTCAACGTCTGAAGAACGAAGGTTATCAGCCTGAAATGATCGAAGCCATGGGTGGATCTGGTCCGCGTACATTTAAGTATCGTGGCGGCATGGGTCTTCTCGGCGTTATCGGTAAATACGGTGTTTACCGTCTGGCCAATCAGGTAGCTCTTCTGGACTCGATCATTCGTGGTCGCGGTCCCGGCAAGGTATTGGGCGGACGCGCATGGTCCAACTACACCTGGCATGGCGATCAGGCTCCGGGACATTCCTGGACGCATGGTATGCAGACCTCTGATATCGACTTTGCGGATCATCGTTATGCGAAGCTGACCATTCAGTGGGGTAAGAATCTGATCGAGAACAAGATGCCTGAAGCGCATTGGTACACCGAGATCATGGAGCGCGGCGGTACGCTGGTATCTATCGCGCCGGAGTACAATCCTCCTGCGACGAAAGCTGACTACTGGGTTCCGGTACGGGCTGGATTGTCTGACATCTCCATTTTCCTCGGTGTCGCTAAGATCATCATGGATGAAGGCCTGGTCGATATAGATTACGTTAAAGACTATACCGACATGCCTCTTCTGGTACGAACGGACAACTTGATCCGCCTGCATCCAGAAGATTTCATTCCTGGTTATAAGGTTCAACCGTTGCCGAAGGATGGCTTCACCACCAAGTGGATGAAGAACTTCAACCGCGACAAGATGCCCGATTTCACCGTATGGGATATCAATACCGACAAACCGGTTGCGATCACCCGCGAGGACATCGGCGCTAAAATGAGAAAAAAGAACATCGATCCTGCATTGGACGGTGTTTATGACATCAAACTCGTGAATGGCAAGACGATCACTGTCATGCCTCTTTACGAGATGTATAAAGTCCATCTGAAGGACTATGACATCGATACTGTAAACCAGATCAGTCATGCTCCTAAAGACCTGATTCTGCGTCTGGCTCGCGACATAGGCACGATCAAGCCTGTCGAGATCCATTACGGAGAGGGTATCAACCATTACTTCCATGCAACGATGCATAACCGGGCGTCTTATGTGCCCCTGATGCTGACTGGTAACGTAGGACCGAAGGGTTCAGGGTCTCACACCTGGGCAGGTAACTACAAAGCCGGCAACTACCAGGGATCGCATTGGTCGGGACCCGGATTCGCAGCGATGGTTGCGGAAGATCCTTTCAATACAGTCCTCGACGCTTCCAAGAATATCGACTGGAAGAACGTCAAGGGTTATTTGAAGGGTGAGGAAGTCAGCTACTGGGCGCATCGTGATAAGGCGCTGATCGTCAATACCCCACGGTATGGTCGAAAAGTATTCACGGGTCGAACCCATATGCCGACACCGACGAAGCTGGTATGGTTCGTTAACGTGAACGTCATCAACAACGCGAAGTGGTTCTACGAGCTGGTGTTCAACACCAACAACAACGTAGACATGATCGTGGCTCAGGACATCGAGTTCACGGGTTCCTGTGAGTACTCGGATATCGTGCTCGCGCCGAACTCATGGGCCGAGTTCGAAAGTTACGAGATCACATCCGCGTGTTCGAATCCGTTTCATCAGATCTGGGGCGGAACCGGCATCAAGCCGATTTTCGACACCATTGATGATAACTTGATCCATCGCCAGTTCTCTCGCCGATTGGCTGAAGTTACCGGTGACAAGCGTTTCGCCGATCATATGAAAGTATATGAGGGTGAAGCTCCCAACCGGACGAAAGCGATGATCCGTCGCTTGTTCACGACGTCTACCACAGGAATGGGTTACAACATCGATGACATCATCAACGGCAAGTACGGCGAGCCGGGTGCGTGTCTGTTGTTGTTCCGGACCTATCCTAGGTCTCCCTTCTGGGAGATGTACACGGAGTCCAAACCGTTCTATACGCCTAATGGCCGCATCCAGTTCTACAACGATGAGCCGGAAGCGATCGAGTTCGGTGAAAACTTCATCGTTCACAGAGAAGGCCCTGAAGCAACGCCTTACCTGCCGAACGTCATTGTTTCAACCAACCCCTACATCCGCCCGGATGATTACGGGATTCCGGAAGACGAGCAGGATCCGGATCTTCGTCATGTCCGCAACATCAAGAAGCCCTGGTCTTCCGTACGAACGACCAAAAACTTCTTGTGGGAGAAGGGTTATCGTTTCTACTGTGTCACTCCAAAATCCCGACATACCGCGCATTCGTCATGGGCGACGACTGACTGGAACATGATCTGGAACAACAACTTCGGCGATCCTTATCGAATGGATAAACGATCTCCTGGTGTTGGTGAGTGGCAGGTACACATGAATCCGTTCCTGTGTAAGGATCTTGGAATCAATGATGGTGACTATGTATATTGTGACGCGAATCCCGCGGATCGACCGTACATGGGTTGGAAACCTTCAGATCCAAGGTACAAAGTGGCACGTTTGATGCTGAGAGCCAAGTACAACCCGGCATATCCGTATCACACCACCATGATGAAGCATGCGACGTGGACTGGTACAGAGCGAACCGTCAAGGCACATGAGGAACGGCCTGACGGACGCGCGATGTCAATGACGACGCCGTATCAATCAAACTTCAGGTACGGTGGACAACAGTCCATCACCCGATCCTGGTTGATGCCGATGCATCAGACGGACAGTCTGTTTCATAAGGCAAAATCCAAGATGAAGTTCCTTCACGGTTACGAGGCTGACAACCACGCGGTCAACGCGGTCCCGAAAGAGACATTGGTTAAATTCTCGAAAGCTGAGGACGGTGGATTACATGGTAAAGGACTCTGGGAGCCCGTACGAACCGGGTATACGCCTGAGTCACCGTTGAAAGACCGATTTGCAGAGATGTACCTGGCAGGACAGTACATCCGCGTGAAGATCTAG
- a CDS encoding tetratricopeptide repeat protein, with translation MDNGKEFEKLAYASLENNNLQEAESNFLKALNLMGKSGDETGQAYVLGSLGNICFQNQRLDMAEDYYSKSLALMEKVADVKGMESSLGNLGSVYLYQGSLDKAEENYRKALDLMVQQKDAQGQGLYYEYLGNVHLQREAFDSARDYFTKACDCLDSTKDQDKILQLQEKSGSIEKHPGYLKSRESGLLSEIKEVAQKGDKRELLKKYQDLEEIYYKGARMDKVAETTRYSIAIFEELGDKHSAGICYGNLATTYLQIGLSGDSKNFDLAEENCKKALDLIREGKDKRRQSYLLGSMGNICLHKRDLDNAWDYYSQSLKTMEELGDVLGEARSYSNLGNVKTLQKDWDAARENHQRSLELMEKMENRPGIAQECEVLGDIFLKKGNLEEAEIHLSRASALFDAMKDSKSVSQVEEKLLYIMSQPEYLSRRKKELEEELKKPEVEKDDKLKIALMGELGNAHYLSQEFEKAVEIFNQVVSLQEKIKDEAGCGETLANLGNVQFESNDSKSAEESYSKAIKIKENLQEYQSLPELYQNRAKALMKLGKVELAEKTVKKSIKLNQKLGNSSGVVSDYRNLGDMSLQRTDWAGAEQNYLKALELNTADGNKPEMGEDNRNLCTLYVQRENWGQAEKYALKAFEVAEELKSLRAACYDARNLANIYSEKKDRQKQENYLEKALEKSSGLNDSRETCFDLRALGNYNMDRGYKEKAREKFQASFDISKKTGDKKELAEDYRNLGNLCFSNGERGKAEENYLKALKLTEEIGDKVGSAQDLTYIGNLRFKEGQFDEAENYFDQASENFAAAKSLGNQIQLCLTLARMEMIVSRKDPADKYLDKARAIAKEMGDPEHLMKAIQEIDKLKDSIDKK, from the coding sequence ATGGATAACGGAAAAGAATTTGAAAAGCTTGCTTATGCCAGCCTGGAAAATAATAACCTTCAGGAAGCAGAATCTAATTTTCTGAAAGCTCTGAATTTGATGGGAAAATCTGGAGACGAAACAGGGCAGGCCTACGTGTTGGGCAGTCTGGGAAACATCTGTTTCCAGAACCAACGCCTCGACATGGCAGAGGATTACTATTCCAAATCCCTGGCATTGATGGAAAAGGTGGCGGATGTTAAAGGCATGGAAAGTTCATTGGGCAACCTGGGAAGTGTTTACCTCTATCAGGGAAGCCTGGATAAGGCGGAAGAAAATTATAGGAAGGCGTTAGATCTGATGGTGCAGCAAAAAGATGCTCAGGGGCAGGGGCTTTATTATGAGTATCTGGGCAACGTTCACCTGCAACGGGAGGCGTTTGATTCCGCCAGGGACTATTTCACCAAGGCCTGTGATTGTCTGGATAGCACGAAAGACCAAGATAAAATCCTGCAATTGCAGGAAAAATCCGGTTCCATTGAGAAGCATCCCGGCTACCTGAAAAGCAGAGAAAGCGGATTGCTTTCTGAGATTAAAGAAGTTGCCCAAAAAGGCGATAAGCGTGAATTGCTGAAAAAATATCAGGACCTGGAAGAGATATATTATAAAGGCGCCCGAATGGACAAGGTTGCGGAAACGACTCGATATTCCATTGCTATATTTGAGGAGCTGGGAGACAAGCATTCGGCGGGGATTTGCTATGGAAACCTGGCGACCACTTACCTGCAAATCGGATTGTCCGGTGATTCCAAAAATTTTGATCTGGCCGAAGAAAACTGCAAAAAAGCTTTGGATCTTATTCGGGAAGGGAAGGATAAAAGACGGCAATCCTATTTATTGGGGAGTATGGGAAATATTTGTTTGCACAAGAGGGACTTGGACAACGCCTGGGATTATTACAGCCAATCCCTGAAGACTATGGAAGAGTTGGGCGATGTTTTAGGGGAAGCGCGGAGTTACTCCAATCTGGGCAACGTTAAAACTCTGCAAAAAGATTGGGATGCCGCCAGGGAGAATCATCAGAGATCTCTCGAACTTATGGAAAAGATGGAGAATCGTCCGGGAATCGCTCAGGAGTGCGAGGTTTTAGGAGACATCTTTCTTAAAAAAGGCAATTTGGAGGAAGCTGAAATTCATCTCAGCCGTGCCAGCGCTTTGTTCGATGCCATGAAGGACTCAAAAAGTGTGTCCCAGGTCGAGGAAAAGCTACTTTACATCATGAGCCAACCCGAATACCTGAGCCGGCGGAAAAAGGAACTCGAGGAAGAGCTGAAAAAGCCTGAAGTCGAGAAAGACGATAAATTGAAAATCGCCCTCATGGGTGAGTTGGGCAATGCTCATTATTTGTCTCAGGAGTTTGAAAAAGCGGTTGAAATTTTTAATCAGGTGGTTTCTCTGCAGGAAAAAATAAAAGATGAAGCGGGGTGTGGTGAGACACTGGCAAACCTGGGGAATGTTCAATTCGAGAGCAACGATTCCAAGTCAGCTGAGGAAAGTTATTCTAAGGCCATAAAAATAAAGGAAAATTTACAGGAGTATCAGAGTCTTCCTGAATTGTACCAAAATCGCGCCAAAGCTCTGATGAAGCTCGGTAAGGTCGAGTTGGCAGAAAAAACCGTTAAGAAATCCATCAAGCTGAATCAAAAACTGGGAAACTCTTCGGGAGTTGTCAGCGATTATAGAAACCTGGGGGATATGTCCTTACAGAGAACGGATTGGGCCGGAGCCGAGCAGAATTACTTGAAGGCTCTGGAATTGAATACGGCAGACGGTAATAAGCCGGAAATGGGGGAAGACAACCGGAATCTGTGTACCCTTTACGTGCAAAGAGAGAACTGGGGTCAGGCTGAAAAATATGCCTTGAAAGCCTTTGAAGTTGCCGAGGAACTTAAGAGCCTGCGCGCTGCCTGCTACGATGCCAGGAATCTTGCCAATATATACAGCGAGAAAAAGGACCGGCAGAAACAGGAAAATTATCTGGAAAAAGCCCTTGAAAAATCCAGTGGGTTGAATGACTCGCGAGAAACCTGTTTCGACCTCAGAGCACTAGGGAATTACAATATGGACCGGGGTTATAAAGAAAAAGCGCGGGAAAAATTTCAGGCTTCCTTTGATATCTCAAAAAAAACTGGTGATAAAAAAGAGTTGGCGGAAGATTACCGTAACCTGGGCAATCTTTGCTTTAGCAATGGAGAAAGAGGAAAAGCTGAAGAAAACTATCTGAAGGCGTTGAAATTGACTGAAGAAATTGGCGATAAGGTAGGCTCTGCGCAGGATTTAACTTATATTGGTAATTTGCGTTTTAAAGAAGGTCAATTTGATGAAGCCGAAAATTATTTCGATCAAGCCAGTGAGAATTTTGCTGCGGCGAAAAGCCTGGGCAACCAGATTCAGCTTTGCCTAACGTTGGCACGCATGGAAATGATTGTGAGTCGTAAAGATCCAGCGGATAAATATCTGGATAAAGCCAGGGCCATCGCAAAAGAAATGGGGGACCCTGAACATTTGATGAAGGCGATTCAAGAGATTGATAAGTTGAAAGACTCAATCGACAAAAAATAA
- a CDS encoding RiPP maturation radical SAM C-methyltransferase, which produces MPFRTALVNMPFGFHIYPSIQLGTLSTLLKSHGHEVTSFYLNLQFANQLGLPVYNELCEKRLLIGEWLFSHSLFGDSEKNQEYMETFGGYVQDVCQSIDRPAQFLLDVKEKMVPEFLNWAVESVDWGQYSAVGFTSTFNQNLASVTLAKGIKEKYPDIKILFGGSNFDSEMGLEYFRAFDWIDYVVQGEAEPVLPQLMQAMQNGGEIPAGVVYRRDGEVHYRESTEMFKGFEEYGPPDYEDYFEQLRSIDPASPLLENPIILYETARGCWWGEKHHCTFCGLNASTMKFRARSIEQVHADISELSKRYDTFRFRLVDNILELSYIDGVFQEFAKENYDLQFFIEVKSNLNKQQIKTLALGGVNVIQPGIESFSANQLNDMDKGVRPMQNIFFLKWALYYGVDVTWNILTGFPGEIDADYQGQIDILQSLTHLQPPIGVGDLWLERFSPYFTRPGDYGVTIKGPSEAYPYVYDANKMDLMKIAYDFEFEAENQVSPQMSQKLKETVAEWRSRHESEQVPFLFFTKSLDFVTVYDGRSVNESTKTRFEGIPAWILSYCNEKPMSLEKIQAHVKEKSAPDNVEEEAVAQALHDLEDKKIIYHERGKYLTLPLPHNSHL; this is translated from the coding sequence ATGCCGTTTCGAACCGCTTTAGTAAACATGCCGTTTGGCTTCCATATCTATCCCTCGATTCAACTGGGGACGCTTTCCACCCTGCTCAAGAGTCATGGGCACGAAGTCACCAGTTTCTACCTCAACCTGCAATTCGCCAATCAGCTGGGACTCCCCGTATACAACGAACTTTGCGAAAAAAGACTGCTGATCGGCGAGTGGCTGTTTTCTCACTCCCTGTTCGGGGATTCCGAGAAAAACCAGGAATATATGGAAACTTTTGGCGGGTATGTTCAGGATGTCTGTCAATCCATCGACCGGCCCGCGCAATTTTTGTTGGACGTGAAAGAAAAAATGGTCCCGGAGTTTTTAAACTGGGCAGTGGAGTCGGTGGATTGGGGGCAATATTCCGCCGTGGGGTTCACGTCCACCTTCAATCAGAACCTGGCCAGTGTGACGTTGGCCAAAGGGATCAAAGAAAAATATCCTGATATTAAAATTTTGTTCGGTGGCTCGAATTTCGATTCCGAGATGGGGCTGGAATATTTTCGCGCTTTTGATTGGATCGATTATGTGGTGCAGGGCGAAGCGGAGCCGGTTTTGCCGCAATTGATGCAAGCCATGCAAAACGGCGGCGAGATTCCCGCCGGTGTCGTGTATCGCCGGGATGGAGAAGTGCATTACCGTGAGAGCACCGAAATGTTTAAGGGCTTTGAAGAATACGGTCCGCCGGATTATGAAGACTACTTCGAGCAATTGCGAAGCATCGATCCCGCATCCCCTCTGCTGGAAAACCCCATCATCCTTTACGAAACGGCCCGGGGTTGCTGGTGGGGTGAGAAGCATCACTGTACTTTTTGCGGACTGAATGCCTCCACCATGAAATTCAGAGCCAGGAGCATTGAGCAAGTCCATGCGGACATCTCGGAGCTATCCAAACGTTATGATACCTTTCGGTTTCGGCTGGTGGACAATATTCTGGAGTTGAGCTATATCGACGGAGTGTTCCAGGAATTTGCCAAAGAAAATTACGACCTGCAGTTTTTTATTGAGGTGAAGAGCAACCTGAACAAACAGCAGATCAAAACCCTGGCCCTGGGCGGCGTCAACGTGATCCAGCCGGGAATTGAAAGCTTCAGCGCCAATCAGTTAAACGACATGGACAAGGGCGTGCGCCCGATGCAGAACATTTTTTTCCTGAAGTGGGCGCTGTATTACGGCGTCGATGTGACCTGGAACATTCTGACCGGGTTTCCCGGCGAGATCGATGCCGATTACCAGGGCCAGATCGACATCCTCCAATCGTTGACGCATCTGCAACCGCCGATTGGCGTCGGCGACCTCTGGCTGGAGCGGTTCAGTCCGTATTTTACCCGCCCTGGTGATTACGGCGTTACGATTAAAGGCCCCAGCGAAGCTTATCCGTATGTATACGATGCCAATAAAATGGACCTGATGAAAATCGCTTACGATTTCGAGTTTGAAGCGGAAAATCAGGTCAGCCCGCAAATGAGTCAAAAATTGAAGGAAACCGTCGCGGAGTGGCGGAGCCGCCATGAATCGGAGCAAGTTCCGTTTCTGTTTTTTACCAAATCGCTGGATTTTGTGACTGTGTACGATGGCCGGTCGGTGAACGAATCCACCAAAACGCGTTTTGAGGGAATTCCGGCGTGGATACTGTCTTATTGCAATGAGAAGCCCATGTCCCTTGAAAAAATACAGGCGCATGTGAAGGAGAAATCCGCGCCTGATAATGTTGAGGAGGAGGCTGTCGCCCAAGCGCTTCATGATTTGGAAGATAAAAAAATAATCTACCACGAACGCGGCAAATACCTGACCCTGCCGCTACCGCACAATTCCCATCTTTAA
- a CDS encoding TetR/AcrR family transcriptional regulator, with product MNIGRPREFDSDQALQAAMQVFWSKGYEATSLADLITAMNISKSSFYQTFENKHQLFQNCINYYQDRFISDLIDSLKKAKTGRTFIEDTFMSMAEKARPKSDRRGCLILNCVSEFAQKDPVISKIITKSIQQMTDVFLSAVKRAQQEGGIPANKKPLPLARYLLSSMNGLTTMIKAGAGTTEIKEVTQVVLAALD from the coding sequence ATGAATATCGGACGCCCCAGAGAATTTGATTCGGACCAGGCGCTTCAGGCCGCCATGCAGGTGTTCTGGAGCAAGGGCTACGAGGCCACTTCCTTAGCCGACCTCATCACTGCGATGAATATTTCCAAGAGCAGTTTTTATCAAACCTTCGAAAACAAGCATCAGCTTTTCCAGAACTGCATTAATTATTATCAGGATCGTTTCATTAGTGATTTGATCGACTCTCTTAAAAAAGCCAAAACGGGCCGCACCTTCATTGAAGATACCTTTATGTCGATGGCGGAAAAAGCCAGGCCTAAAAGCGACCGCCGGGGATGCCTGATATTAAACTGCGTCAGTGAGTTTGCGCAAAAAGATCCGGTCATCTCCAAAATAATCACAAAAAGCATCCAACAAATGACCGATGTGTTTTTGTCAGCTGTGAAACGCGCTCAGCAAGAAGGGGGCATACCAGCCAATAAAAAACCGCTTCCTCTGGCCCGCTATTTATTGAGCAGTATGAACGGTCTGACAACGATGATTAAAGCCGGTGCGGGCACAACCGAAATTAAAGAAGTGACCCAGGTTGTCCTGGCGGCCCTGGATTAA
- a CDS encoding 4-oxalocrotonate tautomerase family protein produces MPLAQIKGISGLLSLEQKQEIIKKVTDAIVSVAGEGLRPITWVILEDVNSGEWGVGGTPVTTRGVQELAKMKK; encoded by the coding sequence ATGCCTCTCGCTCAAATTAAAGGAATCAGTGGATTATTAAGCCTTGAGCAAAAGCAGGAAATTATCAAGAAAGTCACTGATGCCATCGTATCTGTGGCGGGCGAAGGCCTGCGTCCCATCACCTGGGTCATCCTTGAAGATGTCAATTCTGGCGAATGGGGCGTCGGCGGAACCCCGGTGACCACCCGAGGGGTGCAGGAATTGGCCAAAATGAAAAAATAG
- a CDS encoding dienelactone hydrolase family protein, whose amino-acid sequence MKKLLVLFLVFGITSIANAGVHTQIIQYESGGTQLTGFLAYDDSIKGKRPGILVVHEWWGHNKHARQRAQMLARLGYTAFALDMYGEGKLADHPEKAGEFMTAAFTNWEASQAKFREAKKFLQAHETVDAEQIGAIGFCFGGAVSIRMARGGEDLKGIVAFHSALPDQPKMEKNKVTAAILVINGAEDAFLKSDTVASFTKEMVEANVDFTYKSLKGVRHSYTNPQADEFSQKFNLPALKYDQAADKQSWKMMDQFFKRVFGK is encoded by the coding sequence GTGAAAAAACTGCTCGTTCTGTTCCTGGTTTTTGGCATCACCTCGATTGCAAATGCAGGAGTTCACACTCAAATTATCCAGTACGAATCCGGCGGAACCCAGTTGACGGGGTTTCTGGCCTATGACGACAGCATCAAAGGCAAGCGCCCCGGTATTCTCGTCGTCCACGAATGGTGGGGACACAATAAACACGCCCGGCAACGGGCGCAAATGCTGGCGCGGCTGGGTTACACCGCCTTCGCGCTCGACATGTACGGCGAAGGCAAGCTGGCGGATCATCCGGAAAAAGCCGGCGAGTTCATGACTGCGGCGTTCACCAACTGGGAAGCCTCGCAAGCCAAATTCAGGGAAGCCAAAAAGTTTCTGCAGGCGCATGAGACTGTCGATGCCGAGCAAATAGGAGCCATCGGGTTCTGCTTCGGTGGAGCCGTCTCGATACGCATGGCGCGCGGTGGTGAGGATCTCAAAGGCATCGTCGCTTTTCACAGCGCCCTGCCCGACCAACCCAAAATGGAAAAGAATAAAGTGACCGCCGCCATTCTGGTGATCAACGGAGCCGAAGATGCTTTTCTGAAATCCGACACCGTAGCGTCTTTCACTAAAGAAATGGTCGAGGCCAATGTCGATTTCACCTACAAGAGCTTAAAAGGGGTTCGGCACAGTTACACCAACCCCCAGGCCGATGAATTCAGCCAAAAGTTCAATCTGCCCGCTTTGAAGTATGACCAGGCGGCGGACAAACAATCATGGAAAATGATGGACCAGTTTTTTAAACGTGTGTTTGGAAAATGA
- a CDS encoding nitroreductase family protein gives MDTFDAIYKRRAIKQYDPKHQLSKEEETKLLEAAIQAPTSFNIQHWRFVILRDAELRQKIRKEFGNDQAQMTDASLLILMTADTKAWQKNPERYWQNAPKEINDLLVNWMKPFHEGREWLQRDEAQRSIGMAMQTLMLAAKSMGYDSCPMIGFDIEKVAALINLPDDHVMGAMVAIGKGTKAPWPKPGQLPLSEVVVENRF, from the coding sequence ATGGACACCTTTGACGCTATTTACAAGCGCCGCGCCATCAAACAATACGATCCAAAGCACCAACTATCCAAAGAGGAAGAAACCAAACTTCTGGAAGCCGCCATTCAAGCGCCGACCAGTTTCAACATCCAGCACTGGCGGTTCGTGATACTGCGCGATGCGGAACTCAGGCAGAAAATCCGCAAGGAGTTTGGCAACGATCAGGCGCAGATGACCGACGCTTCGCTACTCATCCTGATGACGGCGGATACCAAAGCCTGGCAGAAGAACCCCGAACGCTATTGGCAGAATGCTCCCAAAGAAATCAACGACCTTCTGGTCAACTGGATGAAACCCTTCCATGAAGGCAGGGAATGGTTACAGCGCGACGAAGCCCAGCGCTCGATCGGCATGGCCATGCAGACTTTGATGCTGGCCGCCAAGTCGATGGGTTACGATTCCTGCCCGATGATCGGCTTCGACATCGAAAAAGTTGCAGCACTCATCAACCTGCCCGACGATCATGTGATGGGCGCGATGGTCGCCATCGGCAAGGGAACCAAAGCCCCGTGGCCCAAGCCCGGCCAGTTACCGCTCAGCGAGGTGGTGGTAGAGAATAGGTTTTAA